The following coding sequences lie in one Alphaproteobacteria bacterium genomic window:
- the bamE gene encoding outer membrane protein assembly factor BamE, which translates to MNATMHKLRTPLRLLPLLALALIACEPRLDTHGFMPNSELVSQIQTGEQDKFEVAEVLGSPSSMATFDDDIWYYITQRSRTFAFFKPEIIDQQVLVVRFDEADVVSEINRYTIEDGLIVDPVTRETPTAGKELSVLQQLFGNIGRFAK; encoded by the coding sequence ATGAACGCCACGATGCACAAACTCCGCACCCCTCTCCGCCTGTTACCGTTGCTTGCCCTGGCGCTAATTGCTTGCGAACCGCGCCTAGACACGCACGGCTTCATGCCGAACTCGGAGTTGGTGTCGCAGATACAAACCGGCGAGCAAGACAAGTTTGAGGTGGCGGAGGTACTGGGCTCACCCTCGAGCATGGCGACCTTTGACGATGACATCTGGTACTACATCACCCAGCGAAGTCGCACATTTGCCTTCTTCAAGCCCGAAATCATAGATCAGCAAGTGCTGGTGGTGCGTTTCGACGAAGCGGATGTGGTGAGCGAGATCAACCGCTATACCATCGAAGATGGCCTGATCGTCGATCCCGTGACGCGCGAGACGCCCACGGCGGGCAAAGAGCTATCGGTCCTGCAACAGCTCTTTGGCAATATCGGCCGTTTTGCGAAGTAA
- a CDS encoding ubiquinol-cytochrome C chaperone family protein, with product MTGLLGRLAARWRHDRALSRKVDALYGALVAQSRRPEFYAKLGVPDSVDGRFDMIMLHLSLLLRRLHGEDEALAQALLDITFDDMDRNLREMGAGDLGVGRRIKIMARAYFGRFRAYDTALEMGDGEALAEALARNVKPADGLAAARHIADYVVRAEASLAGQTVAALASSKICFPKALTS from the coding sequence ATGACGGGACTGCTGGGCAGGCTGGCCGCGCGTTGGCGGCACGATCGAGCGCTATCGCGCAAGGTGGACGCACTTTACGGCGCGCTCGTGGCCCAGTCGCGCCGGCCGGAATTCTATGCCAAACTTGGGGTGCCGGATAGCGTCGATGGCCGATTCGATATGATTATGCTGCATTTGAGCCTGCTGCTGCGGCGTCTGCATGGCGAGGACGAGGCCCTTGCGCAGGCGCTGTTGGATATCACGTTTGATGACATGGATCGTAATTTACGCGAGATGGGGGCCGGAGACCTCGGGGTCGGACGCCGGATAAAGATCATGGCACGCGCGTATTTCGGGCGGTTCAGGGCCTATGACACCGCCCTTGAGATGGGCGATGGCGAGGCTTTGGCAGAGGCGTTGGCACGCAACGTGAAACCTGCGGACGGTTTAGCCGCCGCCAGGCACATTGCCGACTACGTGGTGCGGGCCGAGGCATCGCTGGCAGGGCAGACCGTGGCGGCGCTGGCCAGCAGTAAGATCTGTTTTCCGAAGGCACTGACGTCGTGA
- a CDS encoding DUF177 domain-containing protein — protein MTELSRPLAVTDIGNEPMLFEVVADADELTTLARRFDLCTLESLTGRLAVRRTTARDGSGDVVRVCIDLDAAVVQRCIATLEPVATTLSETGMEVEFALNADSGEIAREIAFTPDDTDPPELLTGDSIDIGELLAQHLALAINPYPRSPGATLDLQQDEETVTSESPFSALAQLRDAKD, from the coding sequence GTGACCGAGCTTTCCAGACCACTCGCCGTTACCGATATCGGCAACGAGCCGATGCTGTTTGAGGTCGTCGCCGATGCCGATGAGCTGACAACTTTGGCTAGGCGTTTCGATTTGTGCACTTTGGAGTCATTGACAGGCCGCCTCGCCGTGAGGCGGACTACGGCACGCGATGGTTCGGGCGACGTAGTCCGGGTTTGCATCGACCTCGACGCCGCCGTAGTTCAGCGCTGTATCGCGACGCTAGAGCCAGTTGCAACGACGCTGAGCGAAACAGGGATGGAGGTCGAGTTCGCGCTCAATGCGGATAGCGGAGAAATAGCGCGTGAGATCGCATTTACGCCTGATGATACCGATCCGCCTGAGCTTTTGACCGGTGACAGCATCGATATCGGCGAACTGCTCGCCCAACACTTGGCGCTTGCTATCAATCCCTATCCGCGCAGCCCAGGCGCCACTCTCGATTTGCAGCAAGATGAAGAAACTGTGACGTCGGAATCACCGTTTTCCGCCCTAGCCCAATTACGCGATGCTAAGGATTGA
- the rpmF gene encoding 50S ribosomal protein L32: MAVPRKKVTRSKRDMRRAHDSLTRTQSGECPNCGELKLPHHVCKACGHYGERELVEPTDPV; this comes from the coding sequence ATGGCCGTACCGAGAAAAAAGGTTACCCGCTCCAAGCGCGACATGCGCCGAGCCCATGATTCCCTCACCAGGACCCAGTCTGGCGAGTGCCCTAATTGCGGCGAACTCAAGCTGCCGCACCATGTTTGCAAGGCGTGCGGGCATTACGGGGAGCGCGAATTGGTAGAGCCCACCGATCCGGTGTAG
- the plsX gene encoding phosphate acyltransferase PlsX produces MAAARITIAVDAMGGDEAPRMVVRGVRLAATRRPNVDFILFGDEPALRPLAKRYRRVLGERIRIVHTDDVVGAEDKPSVALRRGRRSSMRLAIDAVGAGEADALISAGNTGALMAMARLSLRMLPEIDRPAIAGVFPTRRGESVFLDLGANIECDADNLVDFAVMGAVFAHTVLGRVDPTIGLLNVGYEELKGHDELREAAARLREAEKPPYVYHGFVEGDDLAKGTTDVIVTDGFTGNVALKTAEGVSQLYGDFLKRALRNSWRGRLGYLLARSAFHTLREKVDPRRHNGAMFLGVNGTVVKSHGGTDSLGFATAIEVAIDMVAGDVNVRMMEQLGRLHGKQQVDKAAAAS; encoded by the coding sequence ATGGCGGCGGCAAGGATCACGATAGCAGTCGACGCGATGGGGGGCGACGAGGCGCCCCGCATGGTGGTTCGTGGCGTGCGCTTGGCGGCCACGCGGCGGCCGAACGTCGACTTCATCCTATTTGGCGACGAGCCGGCCCTGCGGCCACTTGCCAAGCGGTACCGCCGCGTGCTCGGAGAGCGTATCCGCATTGTGCATACCGACGATGTCGTTGGCGCCGAGGACAAACCGTCCGTTGCCTTGCGGCGCGGACGCAGGTCGAGCATGCGCCTGGCTATCGATGCCGTCGGTGCGGGAGAAGCCGATGCCTTGATATCGGCTGGCAATACCGGCGCCCTAATGGCCATGGCGCGGCTATCACTGCGTATGCTGCCCGAGATTGACCGGCCAGCCATTGCCGGAGTCTTTCCTACCCGACGTGGCGAGAGCGTGTTCCTCGATCTCGGCGCAAATATCGAATGCGATGCTGATAACCTGGTCGATTTCGCCGTGATGGGGGCTGTCTTCGCGCATACCGTGCTTGGCCGGGTCGATCCTACTATCGGTTTGCTCAACGTCGGCTACGAAGAACTCAAGGGCCATGATGAACTGCGTGAGGCTGCGGCCCGACTACGCGAGGCGGAGAAACCTCCCTACGTCTACCACGGCTTCGTTGAGGGCGACGATCTTGCCAAGGGCACGACAGATGTCATCGTCACAGACGGTTTCACCGGAAATGTTGCACTCAAGACCGCCGAGGGCGTGAGCCAGCTTTATGGCGACTTCCTCAAGCGGGCTCTGCGCAATTCCTGGCGCGGCCGGCTGGGTTACCTGCTGGCGCGCAGTGCCTTTCATACCCTGCGCGAGAAGGTAGACCCGCGACGCCACAATGGCGCCATGTTCCTCGGCGTCAATGGCACCGTGGTGAAGAGCCATGGCGGCACCGATTCTCTTGGATTCGCCACCGCCATTGAGGTTGCCATCGATATGGTCGCCGGTGACGTCAACGTTCGTATGATGGAGCAGCTGGGCCGCCTGCACGGCAAGCAACAGGTCGATAAGGCTGCTGCTGCATCCTGA
- a CDS encoding integration host factor subunit alpha, with the protein MEMATITRAHLSEAVYEEVGLSRDESAKLVATVLDKMAECLAGGDPVKISTFGSFMVREKAQRVGRNPKTGQEVPISPRRVIIFRPSHLLKHHINDDQHGGTIHER; encoded by the coding sequence ATTGAGATGGCGACCATAACACGGGCCCATCTTAGCGAGGCGGTTTATGAGGAAGTCGGCTTGTCACGCGACGAGTCGGCTAAACTTGTCGCCACCGTGCTAGATAAAATGGCTGAGTGCCTAGCGGGAGGGGATCCGGTGAAGATCTCAACGTTCGGCAGTTTCATGGTGCGCGAGAAGGCGCAACGGGTGGGTCGCAATCCGAAAACAGGTCAGGAAGTGCCTATCTCGCCACGCCGTGTGATCATTTTTCGCCCGTCGCACCTACTCAAACACCATATCAACGATGACCAACATGGCGGGACAATACATGAGCGCTGA
- a CDS encoding MerR family transcriptional regulator produces MSADSAGVATENARAGRTRKSAKAFRTISEVSDILDVPQHVLRFWETKFSQIRPMKRGGGRRYYRPEDIILLRGVHELLYDDGYTIKGVQKLLREGGVKILQERADGTAEQFAQFEFQDDAPTPAPAVEDDSLEAVLGELEDICRRLRKAL; encoded by the coding sequence ATGAGCGCTGACAGTGCCGGCGTGGCCACCGAAAACGCGCGCGCAGGCCGCACCCGGAAGTCGGCCAAGGCCTTTCGCACCATTAGCGAGGTCAGCGACATTCTCGACGTGCCGCAGCATGTGCTGCGCTTCTGGGAAACCAAATTCTCGCAAATCCGGCCGATGAAACGGGGAGGCGGGCGACGCTATTACCGGCCCGAGGACATCATCCTGCTGCGGGGCGTGCACGAATTGCTTTACGACGACGGCTACACCATCAAGGGAGTCCAGAAGCTATTGCGCGAAGGCGGCGTCAAGATATTACAGGAACGCGCCGACGGCACGGCGGAGCAGTTCGCGCAGTTTGAATTCCAGGACGATGCGCCGACACCAGCGCCGGCCGTTGAGGACGACAGCCTAGAAGCCGTGCTTGGCGAACTCGAGGACATCTGCCGTCGCCTGCGTAAGGCTCTATGA
- a CDS encoding zinc metallopeptidase: protein MPLLALLGLLLILAIVLGPSLWVRATLALYAAQRSDILRTGAELTRHLLDRFGLETVAVEAVAEGHHYDPDARAVRLAPNAHEGCSVVAVAAHEVGHAIQQRDINWDVRKEGGSMATAISLAAPK, encoded by the coding sequence ATGCCACTGCTTGCGCTTCTCGGTCTGTTGCTGATTCTTGCCATCGTGCTGGGTCCAAGCCTTTGGGTCAGGGCTACGCTGGCGCTGTACGCGGCGCAGCGCAGTGATATTCTACGCACTGGGGCTGAGCTGACGCGGCATTTGCTAGACCGTTTCGGTCTCGAAACGGTAGCGGTTGAGGCGGTGGCAGAGGGTCACCACTATGACCCGGACGCGCGCGCCGTGCGCCTTGCACCCAACGCCCATGAGGGCTGCTCGGTGGTAGCGGTGGCGGCGCACGAGGTCGGCCACGCGATCCAGCAACGCGACATCAATTGGGATGTTAGAAAAGAAGGTGGGAGTATGGCAACAGCGATCAGCTTGGCCGCACCTAAATAG
- a CDS encoding DUF2312 domain-containing protein produces MANQGGIAGEQLRSLIERVEHLEEERKATADDIREVYAEAKAAGFDIKVMRQVVRLRKLDTADRQEQEALLDLYRHAIGMEAG; encoded by the coding sequence ATGGCCAATCAAGGCGGCATCGCCGGCGAACAGCTGCGCTCACTTATCGAACGTGTCGAACACCTGGAGGAAGAACGCAAGGCGACCGCAGACGACATTCGCGAGGTATACGCGGAGGCCAAGGCTGCAGGCTTTGACATCAAGGTCATGCGCCAGGTCGTGCGTCTCCGCAAGCTCGACACTGCTGATCGGCAAGAGCAGGAAGCACTACTTGACCTTTACCGCCACGCTATCGGTATGGAGGCTGGGTAG
- a CDS encoding YqgE/AlgH family protein: MRRLAMILALAFLLPVDGDSRAQPEGQWIAGKLLVAAPSMPDPRFRQTVIFVCEHDQHGAFGLILNRPLGELPGRKVADQFALGVEGSDTPIALHWGGPIEPRRGFVLHSDDYVNDDTGRVKPGFAYSVDLELLRALVTDQGPESAILVLGYAGWSPRQLFSELARDDWLVLPAESDFVFHGERDSMWQTAIDSFGVEL, translated from the coding sequence ATGCGCCGGTTAGCGATGATCCTGGCTCTGGCCTTTTTGCTCCCAGTTGACGGTGACAGTCGGGCCCAACCCGAAGGGCAATGGATTGCCGGAAAGCTTCTAGTAGCGGCGCCATCCATGCCCGATCCTCGCTTTCGGCAGACCGTTATCTTTGTCTGCGAGCATGACCAGCATGGGGCTTTCGGTCTGATCCTGAACAGGCCCCTAGGCGAATTACCGGGGCGCAAGGTGGCAGATCAGTTCGCTTTGGGTGTCGAAGGTAGCGATACGCCGATTGCCTTGCATTGGGGCGGCCCAATCGAGCCCAGGCGCGGCTTCGTTCTTCATTCGGACGACTATGTTAACGACGACACAGGCAGGGTGAAGCCGGGTTTCGCCTACAGCGTTGATCTCGAGTTACTCAGGGCGCTGGTCACGGATCAGGGTCCGGAGAGCGCGATACTCGTTCTCGGGTATGCTGGTTGGAGCCCGCGCCAGCTTTTCAGCGAACTGGCCCGCGATGACTGGCTAGTGCTGCCAGCGGAATCGGATTTTGTTTTCCATGGTGAGCGCGACAGCATGTGGCAGACCGCGATCGACAGCTTCGGCGTGGAACTTTAG
- a CDS encoding RraA family protein — MTIVRHAIDFPPLSPTARAALAGLDTTLLSDALGGKATAAAAFTPLSSRERLVGQARTAFCPGSVLPAIGTITLARPGEVLVIGGGGDSFASLGGIMARDAVRQRLAGLVIDGLVRDIGELRAMPFPIFCRGATPHGAGADPRGAIDGPVNLGGPLVYPGDVIVGDDDGIVVIPLAQVDEVVTKAIAKRDAEASWIADIEAGKSLAEVHGFDVPKSN; from the coding sequence ATGACCATCGTCCGCCATGCCATCGACTTCCCACCTCTGTCCCCAACCGCCCGTGCCGCGCTGGCAGGCTTGGATACCACCCTCCTATCCGACGCGCTCGGCGGCAAGGCGACGGCAGCCGCCGCGTTCACGCCGTTGTCCTCAAGGGAGCGTCTGGTGGGGCAGGCCCGCACCGCATTTTGTCCAGGATCGGTTTTGCCTGCGATCGGCACCATAACTTTAGCCAGACCCGGCGAGGTGCTGGTCATCGGTGGGGGTGGCGATAGCTTCGCCAGCCTCGGGGGTATCATGGCCCGCGACGCCGTGCGTCAGCGACTGGCCGGCCTGGTCATTGACGGTCTGGTGCGCGATATCGGCGAATTGCGCGCCATGCCCTTTCCTATCTTTTGCCGCGGCGCCACGCCACATGGCGCCGGTGCCGATCCGCGGGGCGCCATCGATGGTCCGGTCAATCTCGGCGGCCCGTTAGTCTATCCTGGCGACGTCATCGTAGGCGACGACGATGGCATCGTCGTGATCCCCTTGGCTCAAGTCGACGAGGTCGTCACCAAGGCCATCGCTAAACGCGACGCTGAAGCAAGCTGGATTGCAGACATTGAGGCTGGCAAAAGCTTAGCCGAGGTGCACGGTTTTGACGTGCCGAAGTCGAACTAA
- a CDS encoding phosphotransferase family protein, with protein sequence MSKADQDAGLIPVRNAHRFNEDALASYLRGALDGATKPLTVSQFHGGQSNPTFVLSFGNDDYVLRKKPPGKLLPSAHAVEREYRVQKALADTGLPLPEMYLLCEEDAVIGTPFYIMERKRGRVYHTVMPEDMTPAERRAVYNDMSRCLAILHSVDPNTVGLSDFGKPGSYFVRQFSRWTKQYRASSQRDIPAMDRLINWLPEHLPEDDESGVVHGDYRFGNLMIHAERAEVIAVFDWELSTLGHPLADFGYNLQPYYSPHEGHQGLEGADLAKLGIPDRDAYVEAYCHHTGCEVFDPTFYVAFSLFRSAAIVDGVYTRGLAGNASSADAVQYGALTELYAERAWALIEE encoded by the coding sequence ATGAGTAAAGCGGATCAGGATGCAGGGCTAATACCGGTGCGCAATGCGCATAGATTCAACGAGGACGCGTTAGCCTCCTATCTGCGTGGCGCGCTAGACGGCGCTACCAAACCGCTTACCGTGAGCCAGTTTCACGGTGGCCAGTCCAATCCGACTTTCGTGTTAAGCTTCGGAAACGACGACTATGTATTGCGTAAAAAGCCGCCGGGCAAACTGCTGCCATCTGCCCATGCCGTGGAGCGTGAATACCGAGTGCAGAAGGCACTCGCCGATACCGGCCTGCCACTTCCCGAGATGTATCTGTTGTGCGAGGAAGACGCCGTAATCGGCACGCCGTTCTATATCATGGAGCGCAAACGCGGGCGCGTCTATCACACGGTCATGCCCGAAGATATGACGCCAGCAGAGCGTCGTGCCGTATACAATGACATGAGCCGCTGCCTTGCCATTTTGCATTCGGTCGATCCGAATACGGTAGGGCTGTCGGATTTTGGCAAGCCCGGTAGCTATTTTGTGCGCCAGTTTAGCCGCTGGACTAAGCAATACCGGGCTTCGTCGCAGCGCGATATCCCCGCTATGGATAGACTCATTAATTGGCTGCCGGAGCACCTCCCCGAGGATGACGAAAGCGGTGTCGTGCACGGGGACTATCGTTTTGGCAACCTGATGATCCACGCCGAAAGGGCGGAAGTCATCGCCGTATTCGATTGGGAGCTTTCGACCCTTGGCCACCCGCTAGCGGATTTTGGTTACAACCTCCAACCCTATTACAGTCCCCATGAAGGACATCAGGGGTTGGAGGGCGCTGACTTGGCGAAACTCGGCATTCCCGATCGCGATGCTTATGTCGAAGCCTATTGCCACCACACCGGATGCGAAGTCTTCGATCCCACTTTTTATGTGGCGTTCTCGCTATTCCGTAGCGCCGCGATTGTGGACGGCGTTTATACCCGCGGCCTGGCCGGCAATGCCAGCAGCGCCGATGCGGTTCAATACGGCGCGCTTACAGAACTCTACGCCGAGCGAGCATGGGCCTTAATCGAAGAGTAG
- a CDS encoding thiamine pyrophosphate-dependent enzyme: MPSVRNLTTDTPWQEIRTTKADWHKADAKMLGHMLHHLHLVRAFEETVLELVGENLVHGPAHSSIGQEGSAVGCLSALRSSDQINGTHRAHHHFLAKALPHVLPDSFDPLRDNMPTPMQDVIQRTLAEIMGLEQGYCHGRGGSMHLRWKEAGVVGTNAIVGGGVPIATGVAYSRKMAGEGDVVVSFFGDGALHQGAVAESFNLAALWDLPILFFIDNNQIAVSTNPEQATRETRLSSRGLAYGIPSYTCDGMNPLAVRLATDKALKELRAGRGPIILEAHSYRYFHQNGPLPGSAFGYRSKEDEAAWRARDPLNRIAKEMIALGHLDKKQVAAVRAKAQESMERAAAALTEPDGNQRSVRPALWPNPKFVDHGVRGNLSELDGKRYEEIETFAGELEERKFIDLVAGVMGRRMEEDERIFVLGEDVSRLRGGTNGATRGLPERFPDRVVSTPITENGFCGVAGGVAADGKFRPVIELMYADFCYVAADQLFNQIGKMRHMFGGDMPVPVVARGKVAAKSGYGSQHSMDPAGLYAQFPGWRIVAPSTPFDYVGLMNSALTCEDPVLVIEHLDLYTAKGLAPKDDLDYYIPLGKAKVMRDGNDFTVLAALAMVQPCIDIAVEMGVSAEIIDLRSLDRAGIDWETIGASLAKTGAVIIVEQGAQGTSYGGGIADELQRRFFDLLDQPVKRVTGGEAAPTISKVLDLAANASDDDVRRGYADVMRDAGLGQVAE, translated from the coding sequence ATGCCATCCGTTCGCAATTTGACCACCGATACGCCATGGCAGGAGATCCGCACGACGAAGGCGGACTGGCACAAGGCCGATGCAAAGATGCTCGGGCACATGTTGCACCACCTGCACCTGGTGCGCGCCTTTGAGGAGACGGTGCTGGAACTAGTCGGCGAGAACCTGGTGCACGGACCGGCGCATTCGTCGATCGGGCAGGAGGGGTCGGCCGTGGGCTGTCTCTCGGCGCTACGCTCGTCCGATCAGATCAATGGCACTCACCGCGCACACCACCACTTTCTCGCCAAGGCGCTGCCACATGTGCTGCCCGATAGCTTCGATCCCCTACGCGACAATATGCCAACGCCCATGCAGGACGTCATACAGCGTACGCTGGCCGAGATCATGGGGCTGGAGCAGGGCTATTGCCACGGCCGCGGCGGCTCGATGCATCTACGCTGGAAGGAAGCGGGCGTGGTCGGCACCAACGCCATCGTCGGTGGCGGCGTACCCATCGCCACTGGCGTCGCCTATTCGCGCAAGATGGCGGGCGAGGGCGATGTTGTCGTCAGCTTCTTCGGCGACGGAGCACTGCACCAGGGGGCCGTCGCCGAATCCTTCAATCTCGCAGCGCTCTGGGATTTGCCGATCCTGTTCTTCATCGATAACAATCAGATCGCCGTCTCCACCAATCCCGAGCAGGCTACACGGGAGACGCGGCTGTCCTCGCGCGGACTCGCCTACGGCATTCCCTCTTACACTTGCGACGGCATGAACCCGCTGGCAGTGCGTCTCGCCACCGACAAGGCCCTGAAAGAGTTGCGGGCGGGCAGGGGGCCGATTATCCTCGAAGCTCACTCCTACCGCTATTTCCACCAGAACGGGCCGCTCCCTGGCAGCGCCTTCGGGTATCGGAGCAAGGAAGACGAGGCCGCCTGGCGCGCCCGCGACCCGCTCAATCGCATAGCTAAAGAGATGATCGCCCTCGGCCATCTTGACAAAAAGCAAGTCGCGGCGGTGCGTGCCAAGGCCCAGGAGTCCATGGAGCGCGCTGCCGCAGCATTAACCGAGCCAGACGGGAACCAGCGGAGCGTTCGCCCTGCGCTCTGGCCCAACCCCAAGTTCGTCGATCACGGTGTGCGCGGCAACCTTTCCGAGTTGGATGGCAAGCGCTACGAAGAGATCGAAACCTTTGCGGGCGAGCTCGAAGAACGGAAGTTCATCGATCTCGTGGCCGGCGTCATGGGTCGGCGCATGGAAGAGGACGAGCGCATCTTCGTGCTTGGTGAGGACGTCAGCCGCCTGCGCGGCGGCACTAACGGTGCCACCCGTGGCCTACCGGAGCGATTCCCTGATCGCGTCGTCAGTACGCCGATTACGGAGAACGGCTTTTGCGGTGTTGCCGGCGGTGTCGCCGCCGATGGCAAGTTCCGTCCCGTCATTGAGCTGATGTACGCCGATTTCTGTTACGTCGCCGCTGACCAACTCTTCAACCAGATCGGCAAGATGCGCCACATGTTCGGCGGCGATATGCCGGTACCGGTAGTTGCTCGCGGCAAGGTCGCAGCGAAATCGGGCTACGGCTCGCAGCACTCCATGGACCCGGCTGGGCTCTACGCCCAGTTCCCCGGCTGGCGCATCGTCGCGCCATCGACGCCCTTCGATTATGTCGGGTTGATGAACAGTGCGCTGACCTGCGAGGACCCAGTGCTAGTGATCGAGCATCTCGACCTCTACACCGCCAAGGGTCTGGCTCCGAAAGATGACCTCGACTATTACATCCCGCTCGGCAAAGCCAAGGTGATGCGCGACGGCAATGACTTCACCGTGCTCGCTGCGCTCGCCATGGTACAGCCCTGTATCGACATTGCGGTCGAGATGGGGGTCTCAGCCGAGATCATCGACCTGCGCAGCCTGGACCGCGCCGGCATCGACTGGGAGACCATCGGCGCCAGCCTCGCCAAGACCGGCGCCGTGATCATCGTCGAGCAGGGCGCCCAAGGCACCTCGTACGGGGGGGGTATAGCCGACGAACTGCAGCGCCGCTTCTTCGACCTGCTCGACCAGCCAGTTAAACGCGTCACGGGCGGCGAGGCAGCCCCCACCATCTCCAAGGTGCTGGATCTTGCGGCGAATGCCAGCGACGACGACGTGCGTCGTGGCTACGCCGACGTGATGCGGGACGCTGGCCTGGGGCAAGTAGCGGAGTAG
- a CDS encoding nitroreductase yields MDTIERRDIAATVEAALDSRFSARAFLSTPVPRETVEEILALASRAPSGVNMQPWKMTVISGETRAALERDLLAAHDDGGMAHQEVPYYPAEPFPEPYKTRRRTVGWALYGALDIGKGEREKTHAQHARNYRFFDAPVAMIFTIERILEIGSWLDYGMFLQSIMLAARAKGLHTCAQAAFARFPDIIRKHLIIPHDEIVICGMSMGYLDHAAPENNFRTEREPVKDFARFLDF; encoded by the coding sequence ATGGATACCATCGAGCGCCGCGACATCGCTGCAACCGTAGAGGCGGCGCTGGACAGCCGCTTCTCGGCCCGCGCCTTTCTATCCACACCGGTGCCGCGCGAAACGGTCGAGGAGATTCTGGCCCTAGCCTCGCGCGCGCCATCCGGGGTCAACATGCAGCCCTGGAAAATGACCGTGATCAGCGGCGAGACTCGCGCCGCGCTCGAGCGCGACTTGCTCGCGGCCCATGACGACGGCGGCATGGCGCACCAGGAAGTGCCGTATTATCCCGCCGAGCCGTTCCCGGAACCCTACAAGACGCGTCGGCGCACGGTCGGCTGGGCACTCTACGGTGCACTCGACATCGGCAAGGGCGAGCGCGAGAAGACCCACGCCCAGCACGCCCGCAACTACCGCTTCTTTGATGCCCCGGTAGCAATGATCTTCACCATTGAGCGCATCCTCGAGATCGGCAGCTGGCTCGACTACGGTATGTTTCTTCAAAGCATTATGCTGGCAGCCCGCGCCAAGGGGCTGCACACCTGCGCTCAAGCGGCCTTTGCACGCTTCCCCGACATCATCCGCAAGCATCTCATCATTCCCCACGACGAGATCGTCATCTGCGGCATGTCTATGGGCTACCTCGATCACGCCGCGCCGGAAAACAATTTTCGCACCGAGCGTGAACCAGTGAAGGACTTTGCCCGGTTTTTAGATTTTTAA